A genomic segment from Pseudoduganella chitinolytica encodes:
- a CDS encoding efflux RND transporter permease subunit, protein MSPSAPFIRRPVATALLMLAIVLAGLVGFRFLPLSALPQVDFPTIQVQTLYPGASPEVMGQTVTAPLERQFGQMSGLQRMSSTSAAGVSIITLQFGLGQTLDVAEQEVQAAINAGGSLLPTDLPAPPVYAKVNPADAPVLTLAITSDTMPLTEVQNIVNTRLALKISQVTGVGLVTLSGGQRPAVRIQADTLALASQGLGLDTLRTAISNANANSAKGSFDGPTRSYTINANDQLLTASDYKNLIVAYRNGAPVRLAEVARVVDSAENVRLGAWANLKPAIILNVQRQPGANVIATVDAIKARLPELQAGLPTAMRLDVLSDRTTGIRASVEHVEIELLLAVVLVVLVIFLFLHSVRATVIASLAVPISLIGTCGVMYLLGYSLNNLSLMALTIATGFVVDDAIVMIENIARYIEEGETPMAAALKGAKQIGFTIISLTVSLIAVLIPLLFMGDVVGRLFREFAITLSITILISAVVSLTLVPMMAGRWLTSHKNDDPNSFGARVQRFFDNVVGHYDRSLQWVLARQGLTLLVALGTLLLTVLLYLLIPKGLFPTQDTGQLQARIETAQAVSYSRMADLQLQAVEAILGDPEVESVSSFAGVDAANNTMLHTGRMLINLKRDRGDQAETMERLRRRVAGVAGVTIYLQPTQDLTIDAETGPTQYRVSLEGADTATVTEWAGKLTAAMARKAQLRNVTSDAGATGAAAYVNIDRDTASRLSVTAAAIDDALYSAFGQRIVSTIFTETNQYRVILEAAPSSLGTPEALGDLQIRTGSGKPTPLSAVATIVEKPAPLQITHVAQYPATTLGFDTAPGVSLGRAVDEIRAAAEEIKLPGAVTLTFLGAAGAYQASLTNQLWLILAAVVCVYIVLGVLYESYVHPLTILSTLPSAGVGALLALMITGQDLGVIGIIGIILLIGIVKKNAIMMIDFAIEAEREEGRAPHAAIHQAALLRFRPILMTTLAALFAAVPLMLGWGEGAELRRPLGLAIFGGLIVSQVLTLYTTPVIYLAFDRLGRRFGRRAQDGVVA, encoded by the coding sequence ATGAGTCCATCGGCACCGTTCATCCGCCGTCCCGTCGCGACGGCGCTCCTGATGCTGGCCATCGTGCTGGCCGGCCTGGTGGGCTTCCGGTTCCTGCCGCTGTCGGCCTTGCCGCAGGTCGACTTCCCCACGATCCAGGTGCAGACCCTGTATCCGGGCGCCAGTCCGGAAGTGATGGGCCAGACGGTGACGGCGCCGCTGGAGCGCCAGTTCGGCCAGATGTCCGGCCTGCAGCGCATGAGCTCCACCAGCGCGGCCGGCGTCTCCATCATCACCTTGCAGTTCGGCCTCGGCCAGACGCTCGACGTGGCCGAGCAGGAAGTGCAGGCGGCCATCAACGCAGGCGGCTCGCTGCTGCCGACCGACCTGCCGGCGCCGCCCGTCTACGCCAAGGTCAATCCGGCCGACGCACCCGTGCTGACCCTGGCCATCACGTCCGACACGATGCCGCTGACGGAAGTGCAGAACATCGTCAATACGCGGCTGGCGCTGAAGATCAGCCAGGTCACGGGCGTGGGGCTCGTCACCTTGTCCGGCGGCCAGCGCCCGGCCGTGCGCATCCAGGCCGACACGCTGGCGCTGGCCAGCCAGGGCCTGGGCCTCGACACGTTGCGCACGGCGATCTCGAACGCCAACGCCAACAGCGCCAAGGGCTCGTTCGACGGACCGACCCGTTCGTACACGATCAATGCCAACGACCAGCTGCTCACCGCCAGCGACTACAAGAACCTGATCGTGGCCTACCGCAACGGCGCGCCCGTGCGGCTGGCCGAGGTGGCCCGCGTCGTCGACAGCGCCGAGAACGTGCGCCTGGGCGCCTGGGCCAACCTGAAGCCGGCCATCATCCTGAACGTGCAGCGCCAGCCGGGCGCCAACGTCATCGCCACCGTCGATGCGATCAAGGCACGGTTGCCCGAACTGCAGGCGGGCCTGCCGACGGCGATGCGGCTGGACGTGCTGAGCGACCGCACCACCGGCATCCGCGCCTCCGTCGAGCACGTCGAGATCGAGCTGTTGCTGGCCGTCGTGCTGGTGGTCCTCGTCATCTTCCTGTTCCTGCACAGCGTGCGCGCCACCGTGATCGCCAGCCTGGCCGTGCCGATCTCGCTGATCGGCACGTGCGGCGTGATGTACCTGCTGGGCTACAGCCTGAACAACCTGTCGCTGATGGCGCTGACGATCGCCACCGGCTTCGTCGTGGACGATGCCATCGTCATGATCGAGAACATCGCCCGCTACATCGAGGAAGGCGAAACGCCGATGGCCGCCGCGCTGAAGGGCGCCAAGCAGATCGGCTTCACGATCATCTCGCTGACGGTGTCGCTGATCGCCGTGCTGATCCCGCTGCTGTTCATGGGCGACGTCGTGGGCCGCCTGTTCCGCGAGTTCGCCATCACCCTGTCGATCACGATCCTGATCTCGGCCGTGGTCTCGCTGACGCTGGTGCCGATGATGGCCGGGCGCTGGCTGACCAGCCACAAGAACGACGATCCGAACAGCTTCGGCGCGCGCGTACAGCGCTTCTTCGACAACGTGGTCGGCCATTACGACCGCTCGCTGCAGTGGGTGCTGGCGCGCCAGGGCCTGACCTTGCTGGTGGCGCTGGGCACGCTGCTGCTGACGGTGCTGTTGTACCTCCTGATCCCCAAGGGGCTGTTCCCCACCCAGGACACGGGGCAACTGCAAGCGCGCATCGAAACGGCGCAGGCCGTGTCGTACAGCCGCATGGCCGACCTGCAGTTGCAGGCGGTCGAGGCGATCCTGGGCGACCCCGAGGTGGAATCGGTCAGTTCCTTCGCCGGCGTGGATGCGGCCAACAACACGATGCTGCACACGGGCCGCATGCTGATCAACCTGAAGCGCGACCGCGGTGACCAGGCCGAGACGATGGAGCGCCTGCGCCGCCGCGTGGCCGGCGTGGCGGGCGTGACGATCTACCTGCAGCCCACCCAGGACCTGACCATCGATGCGGAGACGGGGCCGACCCAGTACCGCGTGTCGCTGGAAGGCGCCGATACGGCCACCGTCACCGAATGGGCCGGCAAGCTGACGGCGGCGATGGCGCGCAAGGCGCAGCTGCGCAACGTCACATCGGACGCCGGCGCCACCGGGGCGGCAGCCTACGTCAATATCGACCGCGATACGGCGTCACGACTGTCCGTCACGGCGGCCGCCATCGACGACGCGTTGTACAGCGCGTTCGGCCAGCGCATCGTCTCCACCATCTTCACCGAGACCAACCAGTACCGCGTGATCCTGGAAGCGGCACCGAGCAGCCTGGGCACGCCGGAAGCGCTGGGCGACCTGCAGATCCGCACGGGCAGCGGCAAGCCGACGCCGCTGTCCGCCGTGGCGACGATCGTCGAGAAGCCGGCGCCGCTGCAGATCACGCACGTGGCGCAATACCCGGCCACCACGCTGGGCTTCGACACGGCGCCCGGCGTCTCGCTGGGCCGGGCCGTCGACGAGATCCGCGCCGCCGCCGAGGAGATCAAGCTGCCCGGCGCCGTCACCTTGACGTTCCTCGGCGCCGCCGGTGCCTACCAGGCCTCGCTGACCAACCAGCTCTGGCTGATCCTGGCCGCCGTGGTCTGCGTCTACATCGTGCTGGGCGTGCTGTACGAGAGCTACGTCCACCCGCTGACGATCCTGTCGACCTTGCCCTCGGCCGGCGTGGGCGCGCTGCTGGCGCTGATGATCACGGGCCAGGACCTGGGCGTGATCGGCATCATCGGCATCATCCTGCTGATCGGCATCGTCAAGAAGAACGCCATCATGATGATCGACTTCGCCATCGAGGCCGAGCGCGAGGAAGGCCGCGCGCCGCACGCGGCGATCCACCAGGCCGCGCTGCTGCGCTTCCGCCCGATCCTGATGACGACCCTGGCGGCGCTGTTCGCGGCCGTGCCGCTGATGCTGGGCTGGGGCGAGGGCGCCGAGTTGCGCCGGCCGCTGGGCCTGGCCATCTTCGGTGGCCTGATCGTCAGCCAGGTGCTGACCCTGTACACGACGCCCGTGATCTACCTGGCGTTCGACCGGCTGGGCCGGCGCTTCGGCCGCCGCGCGCAGGATGGAGTGGTGGCGTGA
- a CDS encoding efflux transporter outer membrane subunit: protein MKTHFRLIVVACCVALTGCAVGPKYETPAAANPAQFKEAEGWVPAAPADALERGPWWTLFGDATLDELAQRIDVNNQNVAAAVASYAQARAVVAEQRAALFPVVSLGASGTRSGGGESRAANNYRVNIGGSWEPDIWGRLGAGVTGAQASAQASAAELASARLSAQGELVANYIGLRQTDAQLALLNTTVEGYQRVLQITQNRFNAGVTARSDLLQAQTQLANTQAEQLSLVRQRALYEHAIAILLGQAPAEFSLPAAPWTLAVPDVPVGVPSALLQRRPDIAAAERRVAIANEQIGIARAAYFPSLSLSASYGYGASQTAGLFNASNNLWSLGVSAAQAIFDAGAISARVEQTRAARDVAIAQYRQTVLNAFADVEDQLAATRALAQQQELRRAASEAADQVEQQMINRYRAGQVNYTEVVNAQVTALSARRALVQVQADRQTTAVALIQALGGGWHAAQ from the coding sequence ATGAAGACCCATTTCCGCCTCATCGTTGTTGCGTGCTGCGTCGCCCTGACCGGGTGCGCCGTCGGCCCGAAGTACGAAACGCCTGCTGCCGCCAATCCGGCCCAGTTCAAGGAAGCCGAAGGCTGGGTGCCCGCGGCGCCGGCCGACGCGCTGGAGCGCGGGCCATGGTGGACGCTGTTCGGCGACGCCACCCTGGACGAACTGGCGCAGCGTATCGACGTCAACAACCAGAACGTCGCCGCGGCCGTCGCCTCCTACGCGCAGGCGCGCGCCGTGGTGGCCGAGCAGCGCGCGGCGCTGTTCCCCGTCGTCAGCCTGGGTGCTTCCGGCACCCGCTCGGGCGGCGGCGAGAGCCGGGCGGCCAACAACTACCGCGTCAATATCGGCGGCAGTTGGGAGCCGGACATCTGGGGCCGGCTGGGTGCGGGCGTCACGGGCGCGCAGGCCAGCGCCCAGGCCAGCGCGGCGGAACTGGCGTCGGCGCGCCTGTCGGCGCAGGGCGAGCTGGTCGCCAACTACATCGGCCTGCGCCAGACGGATGCGCAACTGGCGCTGCTGAACACGACGGTGGAGGGCTACCAGCGCGTGCTGCAGATCACGCAGAACCGCTTCAATGCGGGCGTCACGGCCCGCTCCGACCTGCTGCAGGCGCAGACCCAGCTGGCCAATACGCAGGCGGAACAACTCTCGCTGGTGCGCCAGCGCGCGCTGTACGAGCACGCGATCGCCATCCTGCTGGGCCAGGCGCCGGCCGAGTTCTCGCTCCCCGCGGCGCCGTGGACGCTGGCGGTGCCCGACGTGCCGGTGGGCGTACCGTCCGCGCTGCTGCAGCGCCGGCCGGACATCGCCGCGGCCGAACGGCGCGTCGCCATCGCCAACGAGCAGATCGGCATCGCCCGCGCCGCCTACTTCCCGTCGCTCAGCCTGTCCGCCTCGTACGGCTATGGCGCCAGCCAGACGGCGGGGCTGTTCAATGCGTCCAACAACCTGTGGTCGCTGGGCGTTTCGGCCGCCCAGGCCATCTTCGATGCGGGCGCCATCTCGGCCCGCGTCGAACAGACCCGCGCCGCGCGCGACGTCGCCATCGCCCAGTATCGCCAGACCGTGCTGAACGCGTTCGCGGACGTCGAGGACCAACTGGCCGCCACGCGCGCGCTGGCGCAGCAGCAGGAGCTGCGCCGCGCGGCCTCCGAGGCGGCGGACCAGGTCGAGCAGCAGATGATCAACCGCTACCGTGCCGGCCAGGTCAACTACACGGAAGTCGTCAACGCCCAGGTCACGGCGCTCTCCGCCCGGCGCGCGCTGGTACAGGTGCAGGCCGACCGGCAGACCACCGCGGTGGCGCTGATCCAGGCGCTGGGCGGCGGCTGGCACGCTGCGCAATAG
- a CDS encoding efflux RND transporter permease subunit — protein sequence MNLSEPFVRRPIATVLLTVGLALAGIGAFFVLPVSPLPQVDFPAISVSASLPGASPDTMASSVATPLERRLGVIAGVNEMTSSSSSGSTRINLQFDLNRKIDSAAREVQAAINASRADLPSTLRSNPTYRKANPSDAPVIILALTSPTRTPGQVYEAVSNIVQQKLAQVKGVGDVEIGGGSLPAVRVELLPYALNRYGVSMEDVRAAIQATNANRPKGALESDDRRLQIYSAPATGPGAQAGRPAAADYRELVVAWRGGAAIRLRDVATVEDGAENKNTLGLYNGDPAVIVLLRRQPDANVIETVDSVRALLPQLQEQLPQDIRLAVASDSTNSIRSSLREIELTLVISIVLVVLVVSAFLRNVRATVIPAIATIVSLLGTFGVMYLLGFSLNNLSLMALTVATGFVVDDAIVVLENTARHVEAGMDRFKAALLGAREVGFTVLSISLSLVAVFIPLLFMGGQVGRLFREFAVTLSGAVLISLLISLTTTPMMCAWLLKAEHERKPPGRLSRAFERAFLWLQRVYEHALDWALHSVWLVMLILVFVIGLNVYLFAAAPKGFFPQQDTGQLNGGLRADQSISFQAMQGKLRQLVDIIRKDPAVATVVGFTGGSRAGGGFMFVNLKPASERSESGQAVIARLRPQLAKVTGVSLFLNPVQDLRMGGRSSNSTYQYTLKSDNRADLQAWATRLADAMKGQGALTDIDTDQQDNGVETFVTIDKETAARLGMSVRDVDNALYNAFGQRQVATIYDELNQYKVVMEVAPEYAQSPEALKDVYVPSKATGTTTSTNTNSTANNAQGQRDTSTGAALSTAATQMVPLTAIAGFAESATPTSVNHQDGELATTISFNLAEGYTLGDAQEAVQQAETDIGMPNNVRGSFQGQAKQAEESNRQQPLLILAAIVVIYIVLGILYESLVHPVTVLSTLPSAGVGAVLALLLFRMEFSIIALIGVFLLIGIVKKNAILIIDFALEAERARGLSAVAAVREACLLRFRPILMTTLAAALGALPLAIGFGEGSELRQPLGIAIIGGLVASQLLTLLTTPVVYILLDRLRRRSPDEHALARPQDGHAASPVNP from the coding sequence GTGAACCTGTCCGAACCGTTCGTGCGGCGCCCCATCGCCACCGTGCTGCTGACCGTCGGGCTGGCGCTGGCCGGCATCGGCGCATTCTTCGTGCTGCCCGTGTCGCCGCTGCCGCAGGTCGATTTCCCCGCCATTTCCGTCTCGGCCAGCCTGCCGGGCGCCAGCCCGGACACGATGGCCAGCAGCGTCGCCACGCCGCTGGAGCGGCGCCTGGGCGTGATCGCCGGCGTCAACGAGATGACGTCCAGCTCCTCCAGCGGCTCGACGCGGATCAACCTGCAGTTCGACCTGAATCGCAAGATCGATTCGGCCGCGCGCGAGGTGCAGGCGGCGATCAACGCGTCGCGCGCCGACCTGCCGTCCACCTTGCGCAGCAACCCGACCTACCGCAAGGCCAATCCGTCGGATGCGCCCGTCATCATCCTGGCGCTGACGTCGCCCACGCGCACGCCCGGCCAGGTCTACGAGGCGGTGTCGAACATCGTGCAGCAGAAGCTGGCGCAGGTGAAGGGCGTGGGCGACGTGGAGATCGGCGGCGGCTCGCTGCCGGCCGTGCGCGTCGAGCTGCTGCCGTATGCGCTGAACCGCTACGGCGTGTCGATGGAGGACGTGCGGGCGGCCATCCAGGCCACCAATGCCAACCGCCCCAAGGGCGCGCTGGAAAGCGACGACCGGCGCCTGCAGATCTACTCCGCGCCCGCCACCGGGCCGGGCGCGCAGGCGGGACGTCCCGCGGCCGCCGACTACCGCGAGCTGGTCGTGGCCTGGCGCGGCGGCGCGGCGATCCGGCTGCGCGACGTGGCGACGGTGGAGGACGGCGCCGAGAACAAGAACACGCTGGGCCTGTACAACGGCGACCCGGCCGTCATCGTGCTGCTGCGGCGCCAGCCGGACGCCAACGTCATCGAGACGGTGGACAGCGTGCGCGCGCTGCTGCCGCAACTGCAGGAACAGCTGCCGCAGGACATCCGCCTGGCGGTGGCGTCGGACAGCACCAACTCGATCCGCTCGTCGCTGCGCGAGATCGAGCTGACGCTGGTGATCTCCATCGTGCTGGTGGTGCTGGTGGTCAGCGCCTTCCTGCGCAACGTGCGGGCCACGGTGATCCCGGCCATCGCCACGATCGTGTCCCTGCTGGGCACCTTCGGCGTCATGTACCTGCTGGGTTTTTCGCTGAACAACCTGTCGCTGATGGCGCTGACGGTGGCGACCGGCTTTGTCGTCGACGACGCCATCGTCGTGCTGGAGAACACGGCGCGCCACGTGGAGGCCGGCATGGACCGCTTCAAGGCGGCGCTGCTGGGCGCGCGCGAGGTGGGCTTCACGGTGCTGTCCATCAGCCTGTCGCTGGTGGCCGTGTTCATTCCGCTGCTGTTCATGGGCGGCCAGGTAGGCCGGCTGTTCCGCGAGTTTGCCGTCACCCTGTCGGGAGCGGTGCTGATCTCGCTGCTGATTTCGCTGACGACGACCCCCATGATGTGCGCGTGGCTGCTGAAGGCGGAGCATGAACGCAAGCCGCCGGGCCGCCTGTCCCGCGCGTTCGAGCGCGCGTTCCTGTGGCTGCAGCGGGTCTACGAGCATGCGCTGGACTGGGCGTTGCACAGCGTCTGGCTGGTCATGCTGATCCTCGTGTTCGTCATCGGCCTGAACGTCTACCTGTTTGCCGCCGCGCCGAAGGGCTTCTTCCCGCAGCAGGACACCGGGCAGCTGAACGGTGGCCTGCGCGCCGACCAGAGCATCTCGTTCCAGGCCATGCAGGGCAAGCTGCGCCAACTGGTGGACATCATTCGCAAGGACCCGGCCGTGGCGACCGTCGTCGGTTTCACGGGCGGCTCGCGCGCGGGCGGCGGCTTCATGTTCGTCAACCTGAAGCCCGCGTCCGAGCGCAGCGAATCCGGCCAGGCCGTCATTGCCCGGCTGCGCCCGCAGCTGGCGAAGGTCACTGGCGTCTCGCTGTTCTTGAATCCCGTGCAGGACCTGCGCATGGGCGGGCGCTCGTCCAACTCCACCTACCAGTACACCTTGAAGAGCGACAACCGCGCCGACCTGCAGGCCTGGGCCACCAGGCTGGCCGACGCCATGAAAGGCCAGGGCGCGCTGACGGACATCGACACGGACCAGCAGGACAACGGCGTCGAGACCTTCGTCACCATCGACAAGGAGACCGCGGCGCGCCTCGGCATGTCCGTCCGGGACGTCGACAATGCGCTGTACAACGCGTTCGGCCAGCGCCAGGTGGCGACGATCTACGATGAGCTGAACCAGTACAAGGTCGTCATGGAGGTGGCGCCGGAGTACGCGCAAAGCCCGGAAGCGCTGAAGGACGTGTACGTGCCGTCCAAGGCTACCGGCACGACGACGTCTACCAACACCAACAGCACGGCCAACAATGCGCAAGGCCAGCGCGACACGTCCACGGGCGCGGCCCTGAGCACGGCCGCCACGCAGATGGTGCCCCTGACGGCCATCGCCGGCTTCGCGGAAAGCGCGACCCCCACGTCCGTCAACCACCAGGATGGCGAACTGGCGACGACGATCTCGTTCAACCTGGCCGAGGGCTACACGCTGGGCGACGCGCAGGAAGCCGTGCAGCAGGCGGAGACCGACATCGGCATGCCGAACAACGTGCGCGGCAGCTTCCAGGGCCAGGCCAAGCAGGCGGAGGAATCGAACCGGCAGCAGCCCCTGCTGATCCTGGCCGCCATCGTCGTCATCTACATCGTGCTGGGCATCCTGTACGAAAGCCTGGTGCATCCCGTCACCGTGCTGTCGACCTTGCCGTCGGCGGGCGTGGGCGCCGTGCTGGCGCTGCTGCTGTTCCGCATGGAGTTCTCGATCATTGCGCTGATCGGCGTGTTCCTCCTGATCGGCATCGTGAAGAAGAACGCCATCCTGATCATCGACTTCGCGCTGGAGGCGGAACGGGCGCGCGGCTTGAGCGCGGTGGCCGCCGTGCGGGAGGCCTGCCTGCTGCGCTTCCGTCCTATCCTGATGACGACGCTGGCCGCCGCGCTGGGCGCGCTGCCGCTGGCGATCGGCTTCGGCGAAGGCTCCGAGCTGCGCCAGCCGCTGGGTATCGCCATCATCGGCGGCCTGGTCGCCAGCCAGCTGCTGACGCTCCTGACGACGCCAGTCGTCTACATCCTGCTCGACCGGCTGCGCCGGCGCAGCCCCGACGAACACGCGCTGGCCCGTCCGCAGGACGGCCATGCCGCCTCGCCCGTGAATCCATGA
- a CDS encoding efflux RND transporter periplasmic adaptor subunit, protein MTPAAPSNPPAPPRRSRRARLIGTIIAVLAMTGLGWLAWHLTHRPPAQGTGAMAGPGGPGGAGPGGPGGPGGRRGGPATTVGVATAALADLPVTLDALGTVTAAATTTVRPQVSGILQKVLFKEGQLVKAGQVLAQIDPRQFEMALLQATGQRQRDEAQLENARLTLERYRTLLAQDSIARQEVDTQAALVKQLQGTVMTDRAAEGTARLNLGYTKVVAPITGRVGLRVVDVGNLVNSGDATGIAVITQQSPIDVEFAIPQDSVPAIMSRANTGAVLPAVAYDRTRTEVLDEGRFSALDNQVDTQTGTVMAKARFDNSKMTLFPMQFVNVRLEMRRIRDAVMVPVTALRHGSTGDYVYVLNGDRTVSLRPVKRGQATVEKVQIVTGLKAGEQVITEGADRLKDGAKVTLPGDKPNGARRGDGKGGTGQRERAATAPAGTPDVAPGSVARDAANMRPHRTDDKAATRERSMPEEGGRSGQGSAADGTSTAKGVGTSPQPQGNPR, encoded by the coding sequence ATGACGCCAGCAGCGCCCTCGAACCCTCCCGCACCACCCCGCCGCAGCCGTCGCGCCCGCCTCATCGGCACCATCATCGCCGTGCTGGCGATGACCGGCCTCGGCTGGCTGGCCTGGCACCTGACGCACCGTCCGCCTGCCCAAGGCACCGGCGCCATGGCCGGTCCGGGCGGTCCGGGTGGTGCTGGCCCGGGCGGACCCGGCGGCCCAGGCGGGCGGCGCGGCGGTCCGGCCACCACGGTCGGCGTCGCCACGGCGGCTCTGGCCGACCTGCCCGTCACGCTGGACGCGCTGGGCACGGTCACAGCCGCCGCGACCACCACCGTGCGGCCGCAGGTGTCCGGCATCCTGCAGAAAGTGCTGTTCAAGGAAGGGCAGCTGGTCAAGGCCGGCCAGGTACTGGCGCAGATCGACCCGCGCCAGTTCGAGATGGCGCTGTTGCAGGCGACCGGCCAGCGCCAGCGCGACGAGGCGCAGCTGGAAAACGCCCGCCTGACGCTGGAGCGCTATCGCACGCTGCTGGCGCAGGACTCGATCGCGCGCCAGGAGGTCGATACGCAGGCGGCCCTCGTCAAGCAGTTGCAAGGCACCGTCATGACGGACCGCGCCGCCGAGGGCACGGCGCGCCTGAACCTGGGCTACACGAAGGTGGTGGCACCGATCACGGGCCGCGTGGGCCTGCGCGTCGTCGACGTGGGCAATCTCGTCAACTCGGGCGACGCCACCGGCATTGCCGTCATCACGCAGCAGTCGCCCATCGACGTGGAGTTCGCGATCCCGCAGGACAGCGTACCGGCCATCATGAGCCGCGCCAACACGGGCGCGGTGCTGCCGGCCGTGGCGTACGACCGTACCCGTACCGAAGTGCTGGACGAGGGCCGCTTCTCCGCGCTGGACAACCAGGTCGACACGCAGACCGGCACCGTGATGGCCAAGGCGCGCTTCGACAACAGCAAGATGACGCTGTTCCCCATGCAGTTCGTCAACGTGCGCCTGGAGATGCGCAGGATCCGCGACGCCGTCATGGTGCCCGTGACGGCGCTGCGGCACGGCAGCACGGGCGACTATGTCTACGTCTTGAACGGCGACCGCACCGTGTCGCTGCGGCCAGTCAAGCGCGGCCAGGCCACCGTGGAGAAGGTGCAGATCGTGACCGGCCTGAAGGCAGGCGAACAGGTCATCACGGAAGGCGCCGACCGCCTGAAGGATGGCGCCAAGGTCACGCTGCCGGGCGACAAGCCGAATGGCGCTCGCCGTGGCGACGGCAAGGGCGGCACCGGCCAGCGCGAGCGTGCCGCCACCGCGCCGGCCGGCACGCCGGACGTGGCGCCGGGATCGGTGGCGCGCGACGCGGCCAACATGCGCCCGCACCGCACCGACGACAAGGCCGCCACGCGCGAGCGCTCGATGCCCGAAGAGGGCGGCCGCAGCGGCCAGGGCAGCGCCGCCGACGGCACCAGCACCGCGAAGGGCGTGGGTACCTCGCCGCAGCCGCAGGGCAATCCACGATGA